Proteins encoded in a region of the Flavobacteriaceae bacterium HL-DH10 genome:
- the mfd gene encoding transcription-repair coupling factor yields MSKTILSQTYAQTLQTQNLKTSIVHSQSKTHLKGLVGSSFSFVISSVFKEVDKPFLIVFNDKEEAAFYLNDLEQLCGDKDVLFYPGSYRRPYQIEETDNANVLLRAEVLNRINSQKKPAIIITYPDALFEQVVTRKELERHTLKVSVNDNLSIDFVNEVLFEYQFKRVDFVTEPGEFSVRGGIVDVFSFSHDQPYRIEFFGDEVDSIRTFDVETQLSIEQIKKINIIPNVANKLLEEKRQSFLKYIAQKTVVYFKNADLFFSRIDDFYIKAEEAFKTLSSDIKHAEPNELFCNSEMLKRQLLEFSIVEFGNSALFSATNASQSIEFNTSPQPSFNKQFNLLIEDLNTNHDKGYTNYIACVSEQQAKRFHDIFDDVEEDVHYKTIVLSLHQGFVDHDSKIVCYTDHQIFERYHKFHVKNGYAKKQAITLKELTNLDIGDYVTHIDHGIGRFGGLQKIDVEGKKQEAIKLVYGERDVLYLSIHSLHKITKFNGKDGKPPKIYKLGSAAWKTLKAKTKARVKHVAFNLIKLYAKRKTEKGYQYKPDSYMQHELEASFIYEDTPDQSTATADIKVDMESERPMDRLVCGDVGFGKTEVAIRAAFKAVDNGKQVAVLVPTTILAYQHSRTFAARLKEFPVTVDYLNRFRTAKEKRETLEALEAGKVDIIIGTHQLVNKNVKFKDLGLLIVDEEQKFGVAVKEKLKTLKDNVDVLTLTATPIPRTLQFSLMAARDLSVITTPPPNRYPIESHVIRFNEESIRDAVSYEIERGGQIFFIHNRIENIKEVAGMIQRLVPDAKIGIGHGQMEGKKLEQLMLSFMDGAFDVLVSTTIVESGLDVPNANTIFINNANNFGLSDLHQMRGRVGRSNKKAFCYFITPEYSAMTDDARKRITALEQFTELGSGFNIAMKDLEIRGAGDLLGGEQSGFINEIGFDTYQKILNEAIDELKENEFKDLYNEDEADKVYVKEVTIDSDFELLFPDDYVNNIAERLNLYTQLNNLKTEVELQTFEKELIDRFGELPSQVTDLLNSVQIKWLATKIGFEKIIMKKGKFVGYFITDQQSNFYQSNGFTKVLQFVQKNPSICKMKEKQTRNGLRLLLTFESVKSVKQALELLKPIVA; encoded by the coding sequence GTGAGTAAAACTATTCTCTCGCAAACTTATGCACAGACTTTGCAAACGCAAAATCTGAAAACTTCTATTGTCCATTCTCAAAGTAAAACACATTTAAAAGGCCTTGTAGGCTCTTCGTTTTCATTTGTAATATCTAGTGTTTTTAAAGAAGTAGATAAACCTTTTTTAATCGTTTTTAACGATAAAGAAGAAGCTGCTTTTTATCTAAATGATTTAGAACAATTATGTGGTGATAAAGATGTGCTATTTTATCCTGGAAGTTATCGAAGACCTTACCAGATAGAAGAAACCGATAATGCTAATGTATTGTTGCGAGCCGAGGTTTTAAATCGCATAAATTCTCAAAAAAAGCCAGCCATCATCATTACGTATCCTGATGCGCTTTTTGAGCAGGTTGTAACCAGAAAAGAATTAGAACGCCATACCTTAAAAGTATCGGTTAATGATAATTTATCTATCGATTTTGTAAATGAAGTATTGTTCGAATATCAATTTAAACGAGTCGATTTTGTTACCGAACCTGGAGAGTTTTCGGTACGTGGTGGTATTGTAGATGTGTTTTCGTTTTCGCACGACCAGCCTTATAGAATCGAGTTTTTTGGTGATGAGGTTGATAGCATTAGAACCTTTGATGTCGAGACACAATTATCTATAGAGCAGATAAAAAAAATAAACATTATCCCTAATGTTGCCAATAAATTATTAGAAGAAAAACGTCAAAGTTTTTTAAAATATATTGCTCAAAAAACAGTTGTTTATTTTAAAAATGCCGATTTATTCTTTTCAAGAATAGACGATTTTTATATCAAAGCAGAAGAAGCCTTTAAAACACTGTCGTCAGATATTAAGCATGCCGAACCAAACGAGCTGTTTTGTAATTCTGAAATGCTAAAAAGGCAGTTATTAGAGTTTTCTATTGTTGAGTTTGGTAATTCTGCTTTGTTTAGTGCAACTAATGCATCGCAATCAATAGAATTTAATACCTCGCCACAACCTTCATTCAATAAGCAATTCAATTTGTTAATTGAAGATTTAAACACCAATCACGATAAAGGCTATACTAATTATATAGCCTGTGTTAGTGAACAACAAGCCAAACGATTTCATGATATTTTTGATGATGTAGAAGAAGATGTTCATTATAAAACCATCGTTTTATCATTACATCAAGGCTTTGTAGATCATGATTCTAAAATAGTTTGTTATACAGATCATCAGATTTTTGAACGTTACCATAAGTTCCATGTTAAAAATGGCTATGCTAAAAAGCAAGCCATCACTTTAAAAGAACTTACAAATTTAGATATTGGCGATTATGTTACGCATATAGATCATGGTATTGGGCGATTTGGAGGACTTCAAAAAATAGATGTAGAAGGTAAAAAACAGGAAGCTATTAAGTTGGTTTATGGTGAGCGCGATGTGTTGTATTTAAGCATCCATTCCCTTCATAAAATCACCAAGTTTAATGGAAAAGATGGGAAACCACCAAAAATTTACAAACTTGGTAGTGCCGCTTGGAAAACTTTAAAAGCTAAAACAAAAGCACGTGTAAAACATGTAGCGTTTAATTTGATAAAACTTTACGCCAAACGTAAAACCGAAAAAGGCTATCAATACAAACCAGATAGTTACATGCAACACGAGTTAGAGGCATCTTTTATTTACGAAGATACACCAGACCAAAGTACTGCGACTGCCGATATAAAAGTGGATATGGAAAGCGAACGCCCCATGGATAGATTGGTTTGTGGCGATGTTGGTTTTGGTAAAACGGAAGTTGCTATTCGTGCGGCTTTTAAAGCGGTGGATAACGGAAAGCAGGTCGCTGTTTTAGTGCCAACAACCATTTTGGCATATCAGCATTCAAGAACTTTTGCAGCTCGTTTAAAAGAATTCCCTGTAACGGTCGATTATTTAAACCGATTTAGAACGGCTAAAGAAAAAAGAGAAACCCTTGAGGCTTTAGAAGCTGGGAAAGTTGATATCATTATTGGGACGCATCAGCTTGTTAATAAAAATGTAAAATTCAAAGATTTAGGACTTCTTATTGTTGACGAAGAACAAAAATTTGGAGTTGCCGTAAAAGAAAAGCTAAAAACACTAAAAGATAATGTAGATGTGTTAACATTAACCGCAACACCTATTCCGCGTACGCTTCAATTTAGTTTAATGGCAGCACGCGATTTATCGGTTATAACAACGCCACCTCCTAATCGTTATCCTATAGAAAGTCATGTTATTCGATTTAATGAAGAAAGTATTCGTGATGCCGTGAGTTATGAAATTGAACGCGGCGGACAAATATTTTTTATTCATAACCGTATTGAAAATATAAAAGAAGTGGCTGGTATGATTCAGCGTTTGGTTCCCGATGCTAAAATAGGCATTGGTCATGGTCAAATGGAAGGTAAAAAACTTGAGCAACTTATGTTATCGTTTATGGATGGCGCTTTTGATGTATTAGTAAGTACAACCATTGTTGAAAGTGGTCTTGATGTACCTAATGCAAACACCATTTTTATAAATAATGCTAATAATTTCGGATTGAGTGATTTGCACCAAATGCGTGGTCGTGTTGGACGAAGTAATAAAAAAGCATTTTGTTATTTTATAACGCCTGAGTATTCGGCAATGACGGACGATGCTAGAAAACGAATTACAGCTTTAGAGCAGTTTACAGAATTAGGAAGCGGATTTAATATTGCTATGAAAGATTTAGAAATTCGTGGCGCTGGCGATTTATTAGGCGGTGAACAAAGCGGATTTATAAATGAAATAGGGTTTGATACCTATCAGAAAATATTAAACGAAGCTATTGATGAACTTAAAGAAAATGAGTTTAAAGATTTGTATAATGAAGATGAAGCCGATAAAGTTTATGTAAAAGAAGTGACTATCGACTCCGATTTTGAATTGCTATTTCCAGATGATTATGTAAATAATATTGCTGAACGTTTAAATTTGTACACTCAGCTAAATAATTTAAAAACTGAAGTAGAATTACAGACCTTTGAAAAAGAATTAATCGATCGTTTTGGAGAGTTGCCAAGTCAAGTGACCGATTTATTAAATAGTGTCCAAATAAAGTGGTTGGCTACTAAAATAGGTTTCGAGAAAATTATCATGAAAAAAGGTAAATTTGTAGGCTATTTTATAACCGACCAGCAGAGTAACTTTTATCAAAGTAATGGATTTACTAAAGTACTTCAATTTGTACAAAAAAATCCTAGTATTTGTAAAATGAAAGAAAAGCAAACGCGTAATGGTTTGCGATTATTATTAACTTTTGAATCTGTTAAATCTGTAAAACAAGCATTAGAATTATTAAAACCTATTGTGGCTTGA
- a CDS encoding TlpA disulfide reductase family protein, whose product MLNRIIVLVVLLPTFLFAQHTIKGIFSPAKDYNVALLYKAMPTISEYITNAEIKEDGSFQFQLDSTAAKGMYKLVYAVPQEDYNFDIIYNGKEDIVLTFNSETGVKFTSSSENKLLASYTNSMSMVTQSIGNYYRQQSKDTTALKAIFKTQRDTQLSFEKAAKGTIALQFIKANKPYIPKKYENVKTYIKNLEAHYFDYVDFNNITLQSSSFLEERMLNYVFGMTSETLDEEANYKKNIDVFYGAMKTAPNKIKRILLLDLWQQLADLGNESVANYISETYLIDVALALNDQQLVKDLLLFKRVSLGEKAPDFSIEIEKDNKKITKNLSALNTAENYIVLFWNSTCSHCLDEVPRLDAFVKSQDKGKTQVIAIGLEDNDKLWKNRILKLPNFIHVLGLGKWENDIGNDYGVTATPTYFILDKEKHIIAKPEDLEAVKAFFEE is encoded by the coding sequence ATGTTAAACCGAATTATTGTCTTGGTAGTTTTATTGCCAACATTTCTTTTTGCTCAGCATACCATAAAAGGAATATTCTCTCCAGCTAAAGACTATAATGTTGCTTTATTGTATAAGGCGATGCCTACCATTTCAGAATATATTACTAATGCAGAAATAAAAGAGGACGGAAGCTTTCAGTTTCAATTAGATTCTACAGCAGCAAAAGGCATGTATAAATTAGTATATGCTGTACCGCAAGAAGATTATAATTTTGATATTATTTATAATGGAAAAGAAGATATAGTACTTACTTTTAATTCGGAAACAGGTGTAAAATTTACATCTTCTTCAGAAAATAAACTATTAGCGTCTTATACGAATAGCATGTCTATGGTTACTCAAAGTATTGGTAATTATTATAGACAACAAAGTAAAGATACTACAGCGTTAAAAGCCATCTTTAAAACACAAAGAGATACGCAGTTAAGTTTTGAAAAAGCAGCGAAAGGTACTATTGCACTTCAATTTATTAAAGCTAATAAACCATATATTCCTAAAAAATATGAAAATGTAAAAACATATATTAAAAATTTAGAAGCACATTATTTTGATTATGTAGATTTTAATAATATAACATTACAAAGCTCTAGTTTTTTAGAAGAGCGCATGTTAAATTATGTGTTCGGAATGACTTCTGAAACGTTAGATGAAGAAGCAAACTATAAAAAGAATATCGATGTTTTTTATGGTGCTATGAAAACAGCTCCTAATAAGATTAAGAGGATTCTTTTATTAGATTTATGGCAGCAACTTGCTGATTTAGGAAATGAGTCTGTTGCAAATTATATTTCTGAAACGTATTTAATAGATGTTGCTTTAGCTTTAAACGATCAACAATTAGTTAAAGATTTATTGTTGTTTAAAAGGGTTTCTTTAGGTGAAAAAGCACCCGATTTTTCAATAGAAATTGAAAAAGACAACAAGAAAATAACTAAAAATTTAAGTGCATTAAATACTGCTGAAAACTACATTGTTTTGTTTTGGAATAGCACGTGTTCACATTGCTTAGATGAGGTTCCGCGTTTAGATGCTTTTGTGAAATCTCAAGACAAAGGAAAGACTCAAGTCATTGCCATTGGTTTAGAAGATAATGATAAATTGTGGAAAAATAGAATTTTAAAATTACCAAATTTTATTCATGTGCTTGGGTTAGGTAAATGGGAAAATGATATAGGGAATGATTATGGAGTAACAGCAACACCAACCTATTTCATTTTAGATAAAGAGAAACACATCATAGCAAAACCAGAAGATTTAGAGGCTGTAAAAGCTTTTTTTGAAGAATAG